The DNA segment GGGCCGACGAGCTGCCGGTCAACCTCGGCAATCCCCAGGAGGTGACGATCCTCGAGCTGGCGGAGATCATCGTGCGCCTGGCGCGCTCCGACAGCAAGATCGTGTACCGGGAGCTTCCGGTCGACGACCCGAAGCAGCGCCGCCCCGACATCACCAGGGCGCGGACGCTGCTGGGGTGGAAGCCCGAGGTGGGCCTGGAGGAGGGACTCGGCCGGACCCTGGACTACTTCCGCCAGGTCGTATGACCATCCCCCAAGAGACCATGAAGGCCTTAATTCGTGCCGTCGTGGACTTCCCGCAGCCGGGCATCGTCTTCCGGGACATCACGCCCCTGCTGGCGGACAAGGTCATCTTCAAGCAGGTCGTCGACCTGGTCTGCGGCCACTGGTCGGGCCGGCCGCCCGACGCGGTGGCGGCGATCGAAGCGCGAGGGTTCATTCCCGGCGGGGCGGTCGCATTGGGCCTCGGAGCCGGGTTCATCCCCATCCGCAAGCCCGGCAAGCTCCCCTGGAAGACGGTGAGCCAGGCCTACCAGCTCGAGTACGGGACGGACCGCCTGGAGATCCACGAGGACGCGGTCCGACCCGGCGAGAAGGTGCTGATCGTGGATGATGTGTTGGCCACCGGCGGCACCGCCGCGGCCGCCGTCGAGCTCATCCGCAAGCTGGGAGGAGTGCCGATCGGGGTGCACGTCCTGGTCGAGCTCGAGGAGCTGGGAGGCCGTGAGCGGCTCCCCGGCATCGAGGTCGTTAGTGAAGTCATTTACTGAGGAGACGAACCACCGTTGAAAGCAAGCGCCAAGGGCAGCGACGTTAAAGACCTCAACCTGGCCGCGCCCGGCCAGGACCTCATCGATTGGGCGGCGCGGGAGATGCCCGTCCTGACCCTAATCCGGCAGCGTTTCCAGAAAGAGCAGCCGCTCAAAGGGCTCAAGGTCGCCGCCTGCCTTCACGTCACCAGCGAAACCGCAAACCTGATGCTGACGCTGAAGGCCGGCGGCGCCGACGTCGCGCTGTGCGCGTCCAACCCGCTCTCGACCAACGACGCCGTGGCCGCCGCACTGGCCTCGCAGCACGCGATCAGGACCTACGCCATCAGGGGTGAGGACAACGACACCTACTACCAGCACATCGAGGCCGCGCTGGACCACCGGCCGGCGCTCACCATGGACGACGGCGCCGACCTCGTATCGGTGCTGCACAAGTCGCGGCAGGAGCAGCTCGCCGAGGTCATCGGCGGCACCGAGGAGACGACCACCGGCGTGGTCAGGCTGCGCGCGATGGCCGACCGCGGCGTGCTGCGCTACCCGATCGTCGCGGTCAACGAGGCCGACACCAAGCACATGTTTGACAACCGCTACGGCACCGGGCAGTCGACCATCGACGGCATCATCCGGGCGACCAACGTCCTGCTCGCCGGCAAGACCTTCGTGGTCGCGGGCTACGGCTGGGTCGGCCGCGGGCTGGCGTCGAGGGCCAAGGGTCACGGCGCCGATGTCGTCGTCACCGAGGTGGATTCGGTGAAGGCCCTCGAGGCGGCGATGGACGGCTTCCGGGTCATGAAGATGGACGAGGCGGCTCGCCAGGGCGACATCTTCGTCACCGTCACCGGCGACCTGAACGTGCTGGATCGCAAGCACTTCGAGGTGATGAAGGACGGGGCGATCCTCGCCAACTCCGGTCACTTCAACTCGGAGATCAACCTGAAGGCCCTCGATGAGCTCGCCACCGGCGTGCGCCAGGTCCGGCCTTCGGTGCAGGAGTACAAGGTGGGCGGCGGCCGCCGGCTTCACGTGCTGGCGGAGGGCCGGCTCATCAACCTCGCCGCGGCCGAGGGCCACCCCGCGGCGGTCATGGACATGAGCTTTGCCAACCAGGCGCTGTGCGCCGAGTACGTGGCGCAGAACGCCAAGAGCCTCGAGCGCAAGGTGTACGACGTGCCGGCGGAGATCGACGCCGAGGTGGCGCGTCTCAAGCTCAAGGCGATGGGGATCGAGATCGACACCCTCACCGAGGAGCAGCAGCGCTACCTGACCTCCTGGGAAGAGGGGACGTGACGCCGGCGGGATTCGCGCCTCTCACCCCGGATGGGA comes from the bacterium genome and includes:
- a CDS encoding adenosylhomocysteinase, giving the protein MKASAKGSDVKDLNLAAPGQDLIDWAAREMPVLTLIRQRFQKEQPLKGLKVAACLHVTSETANLMLTLKAGGADVALCASNPLSTNDAVAAALASQHAIRTYAIRGEDNDTYYQHIEAALDHRPALTMDDGADLVSVLHKSRQEQLAEVIGGTEETTTGVVRLRAMADRGVLRYPIVAVNEADTKHMFDNRYGTGQSTIDGIIRATNVLLAGKTFVVAGYGWVGRGLASRAKGHGADVVVTEVDSVKALEAAMDGFRVMKMDEAARQGDIFVTVTGDLNVLDRKHFEVMKDGAILANSGHFNSEINLKALDELATGVRQVRPSVQEYKVGGGRRLHVLAEGRLINLAAAEGHPAAVMDMSFANQALCAEYVAQNAKSLERKVYDVPAEIDAEVARLKLKAMGIEIDTLTEEQQRYLTSWEEGT
- a CDS encoding adenine phosphoribosyltransferase; the encoded protein is MTIPQETMKALIRAVVDFPQPGIVFRDITPLLADKVIFKQVVDLVCGHWSGRPPDAVAAIEARGFIPGGAVALGLGAGFIPIRKPGKLPWKTVSQAYQLEYGTDRLEIHEDAVRPGEKVLIVDDVLATGGTAAAAVELIRKLGGVPIGVHVLVELEELGGRERLPGIEVVSEVIY